The Streptomyces sp. NBC_00569 genomic sequence ACCGGCCTCCGAGAAGGACACGGTGAGCGCACTGGCGAAGGCCGAGCGGGACATCGCCGACCGCCGTGCGGCCGCCCTGGTCGAAGCCCCCGCCGAACTGGCGCGACTGCTGGCCTCGGTGGCCGCCGCGGGCGCCGGCCACGCGTATCTGCTGACGAAGGACTGACATGGCCGACATGCGCGACAAGGACGACAGCGACAAGCGGCTCCTCACCGCGGTCCAGGCCGCACTGGCCGCCGAGCATGCCGCGGTGTACGGCTATGGCGTCGTCGGCGGCCGGATAAGCGAGGCCCGCAAGCCCGAGGCGCGCACCGCCTACGACTCCCACCGGGCGCGCCGCGACGACCTGCGGCGGACGGTCCGCGACCTCGGCGGCGACCCCGAGCCGTCCGCGGGCGCCTACGCGCTGCCCTTCCCCGTACCGGACTCGGCGGCGGCCGCGCGGCTCGCGGCGGACATCGAGGACCGTGTCGCCGGGGTCTACTCGGACCTGGTGCGGGCCTCCGAGGGCGCACGGCGCAGGGGGGCGGCGGACGCGCTGCGGGAGGCGGCGGTGCGGGCGGTGCGCTGGCGGGGCGGCAGCGTAGCCTTCCCTGGTCTCGCCGAGCGGTCCGTGGCGCCCGAAGCGTCCGCGACACCGCAGGCGTAGCCGGCAGGGTCACACGTACGGTCCGCGGTCACGGGGACGGTCACGGGGAAGGGAGTTACTCACGCATGTCTTTCGAACCGCCGAAGCGGCTGGTCAACGCGCTCGGCGAGGTGCGGGACGAGGGGGCGTCGGCGTGGCTGGCGAGGCTGCCGGAGATTCTTCAGGAGGCCGTGGAACGGCTTGAGTTGACGGTCGAGCGGGTGCATGTGCCGGGCGGGCGCAGCAGCCTCGTCGTCCTGGTGCGGCGGGCCGACGGGTCGCCCGCCGTCCTCAAGCTGGCGCCGGAACGCTACCGCCCGGAGGCCGAGCACGCGGCTCTCACCCACTGGAACGGCTTCGGGGCGGTGCAGCTCCTCGGCGACGGGGGCGACCTGCTCCTGGAGCGGCTGCACCCCGAGGTGTCGGTGCGCTCGCTGCCCGAGGCGAAGGCGCTGTTGGAGGCGGCCGGCACCCTGCGCAGGCTGTGGGTGGACCCGCCGCCCTGGCGGTCCTGCGAGACGGTCGCCGACCGGACGGGCCGTCAGGCCGGGGCGATGCGGGCCACCGCCGCCGCGGAGCCGGATGTCGTGCCCCTGGTCGACGCGGCGCTCACGGCGCGGGACGAGCTGCTCGTGGCCCCGCCGGAGGTGCGGCTGCTGCACGGGACGTTCCGGCAGAGCAAGGTGCTGGCCGGGGAGCGGACGCCGTGGCTCGCGGTCGGGCCCGACCCGGTCGTCGGCGAGTGCGCCTTCGATCTCGCGCGGCTCGTCAGGGACCGGGTGGAGGATCTGATCGCGTCGCCGTCCGGTGCGGCGACGACGCGGCGGCGCGTGAAGCGGCTCGCGGAGTCCCTCGAGGTGGACCAGGAGCGGCTGCGCGGCTGGACGCTTTTCCGTGCGGTGGAGTCCGGTGTCCGGGCCCTGCGCGTGGGTCGTGGGCGGGACGCGGAGTTGTTGCTGGAGTTCGCGAGCTGGCTCTGACGGTTCTCGCGTGCGGGCCGGACGGGCACGTCGCGGAACATGACTGAGGGCCGGGACATCGCGTCCCGGCCCTCAGTGCTCTCGTATCAGGCGGTGAGGCGCGCGATGGCCTCCTCGACCGTCACTTCCTCGCGCTCGCCGGTCTTGCGGTCCTTCAGTTCCACGATGCCCTCGGCCGAGCGGCGGCCGGCGACGAGGATCTGCGGGACACCGATCAGTTCGGCGTCGGTGAACTTCACGCCCGGCGAGACACCGGCGCGGTCGTCGACCAGGACGCGGACTCCGGCGGCGCCCAGCTTCTGGGAGACGTCGAGCGCCAGCTCCGTCTGGAGGGCCTTGCCGGCGGCGACCACGTGGACGTCGGCCGGGGCGATCTCCTTGGGCCAGCACAGGCCCTTGTCGTCCGCGGTCTGCTCGGCGAGGGCGGCCACGGCGCGGGAGACGCCGATGCCGTACGAGCCCATGGTCACGCGGACCGGCTTGCCCTGGTTGCCGAGGACGTCGAGCTGGAAGGCGTCGGCGTACTTGCGGCCGAGCTGGAAGATGTGGCCGATCTCGATGGCGCGGTCCAGACGCAGGCCGGTGCCGCACTTGGGGCAGGGGTCGCCCGCCTCGACCACGACGACGTCGAGGTAGTCGTCGACCTCGAAGTCTCGGCCCGCGACGACGTTCTTCGCGTGCTTGCCGGGCTTGTTGGCGCCGGTGATCCAGGCCGTGCCGGCGGCGATGCGCGGGTCGGCGATGTAGCGGACCTTCTCCAGGCCCTGCGGGCCCACGTAGCCGCGTACGAGGTCGTCGCGGCCCTCGAAGTCCTCGGCCGTGACGAGCTCGACGACGGCCGGGGAGAGGTGCTCGCCGAGCTTGCCGAGGTCCACCTCGCGGTCGCCGGGCACGCCCACGGCGACGATCTCGCCGTCGACCTTGACCAGGAGGTTCTTCAGGGTCTCCGAGGCCTGGACGCCGAGGTGGGCGGCGAGGGTCTCGATGGTCGGGGTGTCGGGGGTGTCGAGCTCCTCGACGGCCGGGTGCTCGGCGCTCGCGGGGACCGGCGCGGCGAAGGTGACGGCCTCGGTGTTGGCGGCGTAGTCGCAGGCCGGGCAGTCGACGAAGGTGTCCTCGCCGGCCGGGGCCGGGGCGAGGAACTCCTCGGAGGCCGAGCCGCCCATCGCGCCGGAGACGGCGGAGACGATGCGGTGGTCGAGGCCGAGGCGCTCGAAGATCTTGATGTACGCATCGCGGTGCAGGGCGTACGACTCGGCCAGGCCCTCGTCGGTGGTGTCGAAGGAGTACGAGTCCTTCATGAGGAACTCGCGGCCGCGCAGGATGCCGGCGCGCGGGCGGGCCTCGTCGCGGTACTTGGCCTGGATCTGGTAGAGGATCACGGGCAGGTCCTTGTAGGACGAGCACTGGTCCTTGACCAGCTGCGTGAAGATCTCCTCGTGGGTCGGGCCGAGGAGGTACTCCGCGCCCTTGCGGTCCTTGAGGCGGAACAGCTCGGGGCCGTACTCCTCCCAGCGTCCCGTCGCCTCGTAGGGCTCCTTGGGCAGCAGGGCGGGGAGCAGGACCTCCTGGCCGCCCATGTCGTCCATCTCCTCGCGGACCACGCGGGCGACGTTCTCGAGGACCTTCTTGCCCAGCGGCAGCCAGGACCAGATGCCGGCGGCCGTGCGGCGCACGTACCCGGCACGGACGAGCAGCTTGTGGTTGAGCGTCTCGGCGTCGGCCGGGTCGTCACGCAGTGTCTTGACCATCAACCGGGACATGCGCTGGACCTGGGCCATGATTTTGACTCCTGCTGCGAAAGGTAGGGATGTGCAGGAGGTTAGCCGGGTCCGTCCCGCGCCCGGAAATCGGCTGCCTTCAGCGACGCAGCGGGAGCGGTGCGCCCATGACCGCGTAGGGCCGGGGAGCGCTGGGGAAGAGGACCTGCCGGGCGAGGTCCTCGTAGCCGAGCGAGTGGTACAGGCCGCGGGCCGGGCTGTCGAAGTCGATGGCCGAGAGGATCGACCTGGGCTCGTCGGCGCTGTCCGTGATGGTCGTGATGAGGGACCGGCCGATCCCGCGGTTCTGGTAGCGGGGGTGGACGTGCAGCTCGGTGATCACGAAGGAGTCGTCGAGCCATCCGTCCAGTGAGCGCGAGCGCAGATAGGGCTCCACCACGGTGGACCACCAGTGGGCGCGGTCGTTCGGCATGCCGTAGACGAAGCCGACGAGTCGGCCGCCCCCGGTGTGGGCGCCGAGGGCGCGCGCTCCGGGGTACACGAGGTGCCGCAGCACGATCTGGCGGCGCACGGCGATCTCGTCGTCGCTCAGGCCGAAGGCGTACGCCTGCACGGCCAGTGCCTCGTCGACGTGTGCCGCGAGGTCGAGAGGCCCGATGGTGACGACGTCGTCCTGGGTCATGACGGGGAGACTACAGGGCCGTCCGACGGCCCTCGCCTGATCAGACGGGCAGCCGTGGAACGCTGTCGAGCAGCCGCCGTGTGTAGGGGTGTTCGGGCGATCCGAGCACGTCACGGGTCTCGCCCTGCTCGACGACGCGTCCGCGTTCGAGCACGGCGGTCCGTTCGCACAGGGCGGCCACGACGGACAGGTCGTGGGAGACCATGACGATGGTCAGGCCCCGCTCCCGCTTGAGCTCGCCGAGCAGGTCGACGACCTTGACGCGGGTGGTGACGTCGAGCGCGCTGACGGGTTCGTCGGCGAGCAGGACGCGCGGGTCGCACACGGTGGCCCGGGCGATGGCGATGCGCTGGCGCTGGCCGCCGGAGAACTCGTGCGGGTAGCGCGACGCCGCGTCCGCCGGGAGCCCGACCTGTTCGAGGGCCTCGGCGACCTTCGCGTGTGCGGCGGCGCCGGTGGCCACGCCGAGCGAGCGCAGCGGTTCGGCGACGATGCGGCCGATGCGCCGGCGCGGGTCGAGGGAGGCGTAGGGGTCCTGGAAGACGCACTGCACAGAGCGCCGGAAGCGCCGCATCTGCTCGCGGTCGCCGAGCCGCAGCGGGTCCCCGTCGAAGCGGACCGTGCCGGTGCTGGGGCCGGCGAGGCCGAGCAGCAGCCGGAGCAGGGTGGTCTTGCCTGCCCCCGATTCGCCGACGAGCGCGAGGCTGTGGCCCGCGTCGACCTTGAGGGAGACGTCCTCGACGACGGGCGCCGCGCTCCCCCGGTAGGTGTGTCCGACCGAGTCGAGTTCCAGTACGGCGGTCATCGGGGCTCTCCCAGGTCGAGGGCGGATTCGAGCTTCCGCGCGCTGTCGACGAGCGCCTTCGTGTACGCCTGCCGGGGCGCGCGCACCAGGTCGCGTACCGTCCCGTCCTCGACGGCGCGCCCGTCCTTCATCACGAGGACGCGGTCGGTGACCCGCGAGACGACGGCCAGGTCGTGGCTGACGAAGAGGACGGCCATGTCGCGCTCGCCGACGAGGGTGTCGAGCAGGACGAGCATCTCGGACTGCACGGTGACGTCGAGCGCGGTGGTCGGCTCGTCGGCGATGAGCAGGCCGGGGTCGCAGGCGAGCGCCATGGCGAGGGCCACGCGCTGGCGCTGGCCGCCGGAGATCTCGTGCGGGAACGCGCGGGCGATGCGCCCGGGTTCGGGCAGCCTGACCTGGTCGAGGGCTTCGGCGACGGCCTTGCGCAGCGCGTCGCCCTTGAGGCCGCGGCGGCGGCGCAGCGGTTCGGCGAGCTGCCTGCCCACGCGCATGAGCGGGTCGAGCGCGGTGAGCGGTTCCTGGAAGACGATCGCGGCGGCGCGGCCGCGTACGTCGACGAGCCGCTTCTCGCCGGCGCCGACGATCTGGGTGCCGTCGAGTTCGACGCTGCCCGTGGCGGTCATCCCGTCGGGGAGCAGGCCGAGCACGGCGAGGGTGGTGAGTGACTTGCCGGACCCGGACTCGCCGATGAGGCCGAGCCGTTCGCCCCGGTCCACGGAGAAGCTGAGGCCGGAGACGAGGTCGCGGCCGTCGCCGGTGCGGATGGTGAGGTCGCGTACGTCGAGCAGGCTCATGCCGCTGTCCTCCTGCGCCGGGCCGGGTCGAAGGTGTCGCGCAGGCCGTCGGCGACGAGGTTGACGCCGATGACGAGCAGGACGAGGAGGATGCCGGGCGCGAGGGCGCCCGCCGGCGCGGTCGTGAACGTGGCCTGGGCCTCCTGGAGCATGCGTCCCCACGAGGCGTTGGGCGGCGGGGCGCCGAGGCCGAGGTAGGACAGGCTCGCCTCGGCGAGGACGGCGAGTCCGAACTGGAGCGCCAGATTGACCGAGAGCGTCGGCCAGATGTTGGGCAGCACGTGCTCCCCGACGATCCGCGGCCAGGACGTGCCGGAGGTGCGTGAGGCGGTGATGTAGTCCTGCGCGAGGACGCGTTTGGCCAGGATCCGGGTCAGGCGCGCGACGATCGCGCTCTGGGCGAGGCCGATCGCGATGATCGCCGAGGTGAGGGTCGCCGAGCGGGCGGAGACGATCAGCATGGCGAGCAGCAGCGTCGGGAACGCGATGAGGATGTCGAGCAGAGCCGAGACGGTGTCGTCGAACCAGCCCTGCGCGAACGCCGCCAGGAGGCCGAGCGTGATGCCGACGACGGCCGCGATCAGGACGGACCCGAGCCCGGCCGCGATCGCGATCCGGGACCCGGTCATGAGCTGCGTCAGCAGGTCGCGGCCGAGCTTGTCGGTGCCGATCAGGTGTCCGTCACCCGGCCCGGCGAGGCGTCCGCCGGAGGTGTCCGAGGGGTCGTACGGCAGCCAGAAGAGGGAGACGAGTGCGATGAGGGCGATGAGTCCGGCGAGGACGCACCCCGTCCACAGGGTCGCGGAACGCTTCATCGGGCGCCTCCGGAGAGCCGGTTGCGCAGCCGTGGGTCGATGATCCGCTGCACGAGGTCGGCGGCGAAGCCGATGAGCAGCACGGCGAGGGTGGAGACGAACAGGACGCCCTGGATGACGGGGTAGTCGTGCTGGGCGATGCCGGTGGCGAGCAGGGAGCCGAGCCCCGGCAGCGCGAACACGGACTCGACGACGACCGCGCCGAGCAGGGTCGACGCCAGTTCGATGCCGAGGATCGAGATGACCGGCACGGAGGCGTTGCGCAGTCCGTGGCGCCACATGGCCTGCCCGAAGGACGAGCCGAGGGCGCGCGAGGTGCGCAGGAAGTCGCTGTCGAGGACGTCGAGCGTCGCCGATCTGACGTAGCGGATCAGGGACGCCGACATGACCAGGGCGATGGTCACGACGGGCAGCACGAGTGAGCGGATCGCCTGTGCGGGGTCGGACCAGCCGTCCTGCGGGAAGCCGCCGGACGGCAGCCAGCCCGCGTTCAGCGCGAACACGACGATGAGGACCATGCCGAGCCAGAACACCGGTACGGCGATGCCCAGTTGGGACACCCCGCTGAGCAGGGCGCCGTACCAGGTCCGGCGCTTGTACGCGGCGACGAAGCCGGCCGGGACCGCGATCAGCACGGCGAGCACGAACGCGGACAGGGTCAGCGGCAGGGTCACGCTCAGGCGCTGGACGACCTCGGGTCCGACGGGCAGCGAGCTGACGAAGGACGTGCCGAGGTCGCCGGTCGCGAGCTGCCCGGTCCAGTGGGTGAACTGCTCGAGGAGCGGTCGGTCGGATCCGATGGAGTGCCGTGCCGCCGCGATCTGCTCCGGCGAGGCGCCCACGGAGGTGAGGGCGTTCGCCGGGTCGCCGGGCAGCATCCTCAGGAGCACGAACAGGACGATGCTCGCGAGGACCAGGGAGACGACGAGGAAGGCGAGGCGGCGCAGGAGATAGCCGGTCATCAGCCCTTCTTTATGTCGTACGCGAAGAACTGAGAGTTCAGGCCGTTGAGCGGGTAGCCGGACAGCTTGCTGTTGGCGACGACGATCTGCGGGTACAGGTACAGCCAGTCGCTGGCGGCGTCCTCGGCGGTCTTGCGGTTGACCTTCTTGAGGATGTCGGTCTGCTGCTGCGTCGACGACGCCTTCTCGGCGTCCTCGACCCACTTGACGACCTGCTTGTTGTCGTAGCCCCAGTAGAAGTCGGGGTTGCCGTACCAGACGACGTCACGGTCGTTCACGTGCTCCTGGAGCGTGGCCGAGAAGTCGTGGTTCTTGTAGACCTTCGTGTACCACTCGTCGGGCGTGATCGTGTTGATCTTGACGGTGATGCCGACCTTGGCGAGCTGCGACTTGATGAAGGTGGCGGCCGTCGGGTGCGGGTCGTAGTTCGGGGTGTCCAGCGTGAAGCTGAAGCCCTTCGCGTAACCGGCCTCCTTGAGCAGCTTCCTGGCCTCGGCCGGGTCGTACGCGTTGACCTTGGTCAGGTCCTCGTACCAGGGGTCGGTGGGCGGCACCATCGACCCGATCTCCTTGCCGTATCCGCCCCACACGGACTCGAGGAGCTTCTTGTCGTCGATCGCGGACGAGACGGCCTTGCGGACCTTGACGTCCGTGAAGGGCTTGGCCTTGTCGTTGAAGGCGAGCAGGAGCTTGGTCGTCGAGTTGCCGTCGTTGACCTTGTAGCTCTGGTTGGACTTGAACTGGTCGAGGGCGTCGGGCGACTGCTCGCTGGTGACGACGTCCACGGCGTTCGTCAGCAGCGCGTTGTTCAGCGCGGTCGCGTCCTTGTAGTAGTGGAAGACGACCTGCTTGTTCGTGGCGGCGGTGCCCCAGTAGCCGGGGAAGCGGTCGAGGCCGAGCGCGGAGCCGCGCGTCCACTTGCCCAGCTTGTACGGGCCCGTGCCGTCCTCGGTCGTCTTCAGGTTCTTCGCCTGGTCGTTGATGATCCAGACGTAGGAGAGGTTGTAGACGAAGGAGATCGACTTCTGCTTCAGCGTGACCTTCACGGTCTTCGCATCGGGGGTGTCGACCGCCTTGATGACCTCGAGGTTGGTCTTGCGCGCGGACTGCGAGTCCGGCGCGATCACCTTCTCCAGGCTGTACTTGACGTCCTTGCTGGTCAGCGCCTTGCCGCTGTGGAACTTCACGCCGTCGCGCAGGGTGAAGGTGTAGGTGAGACCGTCGCCGGAGACCTTGTAGTCCTTGGCGAGGAGGTTGTCGACCTTGCCGTCGTCGGTGAGCTTGAACAGGCCCTCGTAGACATTGCCGTTGAGCGCCTCGGTGACGCCCTGGCCGCCGCCTGCGGTGTTGTCCAGGTTCTGCGGCTCGTACAGGGAACCGATGTTGACCGTGGCGTTCTTGTCGTACGAGCCACTGCCGCCGTTGCTGTTGTTGTCGCCGGAGCCGCCGCACGCGGCGAGGGTCACGGCGAGGGCGACGGTGAGGACACCGGCGGACAGGGGCTTCTTGGGGAGGTTCATGGTGGCTGCCTTCGTGCGGAGCGCGGGGAGGGGGAGCGCGGGGATCAGTGCTGGTCGGCGAAGCCGTCGCGGAAGACGGGGAGCTTCTCGCCCGCTTCCACGGGCAGATGGAAGCGGTTCTGCCGCGGCGGCATCGGACAGTTGTACTGATCGGAGAAGCCGCACGGCGGGACGAACGCCCGGTTGAAGTCGAGGCGCACCCGCCCCTCCCCCGTGTGCTCGACGAAGAGGAACCGGCCCGCGCCGTAGGTGGCCGTCCCGTTGGTCGGGTCGCCGAAGACGAGCAGCAGCGTGCCGTCGTCGTCGAAGGCGCTGAGCGTGTAGTCGGTGCCGTCGACGGTGAGCGCGATGTCGCCGGGGACGGCGAGGTCGCGGGTGCCGCCGTTGTCCCGTATGTGCTCGAAGGCGACGCGGCGGCCGTCCTCGACGGGGGTGTACGTGGCGTCCAGGACCCAGGCCGGGTCGAACGGGAACACGTCGGTGCGCTCGAAGTTCTGGATCGCGGGGGACTCGGCGTCCCAGAACCGCAGCGCGTACTCGGGCTCGCCGGTCACCATGTCGGTGCGCTCGACGGTGGTGACGGTCACGCTGTCGCGCTCTCCGGCGCGGGCCGCCGTGAGGTCGGGGCGCTCGCCGGCGGGCAGCCAGCGGGTCTCGACGAGGGCGAGGTTCCCGGTGGGGCCGGTGACGGAGCGGTGCCGCTCTGCACGCCACTCCTCCCAGGCCTGGGAGGGGTCACTGGCACGGTCGGGCATGGCGGCACTCATTCGCGTAGAAACTCATCAGCATCCACGCCGGTGTGCACACGGAGGTTGTTCACACTGGGTGAAGCTTGAACCAAAGGAGCTTCTTTATCTTCCATAAGGAGTACTAATGTCAAATGGCGCCAGAAATGTGAGACAGGTGCCACGGGGAGCGCGCCGACGCGTCAGAACAGGACGCTCATGAAGGCGCCGACTTCCTCGAATCCGACCCGGCGGTACGCGGCCCGCGCCGGGGTGTTGAAGTCGTTCACATACAGGCTGACCTGGGGCGCGAAATCCGCGAGCGCGTAGCGCAGGACGGCCGCCATGCCGGGAGCCGCGAGGCCGCGGCCGCGGTGTTCGGGGGCGATCCACACGCCCTGGATCTGGCAGGCCCGCGACGTCGCGGCACCGATCTCGGCCTTGAAGATCACCTTGCCGTGCTCGTCGAGCCGGGCGAACGAGCGCCCCGAGCCGACCAGCTCGGCCACCCTCGCCTGGTACAGCAGGCCTCCGTCACCGGCGAGCGGCGAGACGCCGACCTCCTCCGTGAACATCGCCACGCACGCCGGCATGATCGTCTCCATCTCGTCCTTGCGGACGCGACGGACATACGGATCCGGGGCGATGTCGCCGGGGAGCCGGTCGGTGACCATGAGGGGCTGCTGGGCGCGTACGTCCCTGGCCGGGCCCCAGTTCGGTTCGAGCAGGCGCCACAGCTGGGCGGTGGGCTCGGCGGGGCCGACGATGGAGGAGCAGCGGCGACCGGCCCTGCGGGCCCGGTCGGCGAACCCGCGCACGGCCC encodes the following:
- a CDS encoding ferritin-like domain-containing protein, with the protein product MADMRDKDDSDKRLLTAVQAALAAEHAAVYGYGVVGGRISEARKPEARTAYDSHRARRDDLRRTVRDLGGDPEPSAGAYALPFPVPDSAAAARLAADIEDRVAGVYSDLVRASEGARRRGAADALREAAVRAVRWRGGSVAFPGLAERSVAPEASATPQA
- a CDS encoding aminoglycoside phosphotransferase family protein yields the protein MSFEPPKRLVNALGEVRDEGASAWLARLPEILQEAVERLELTVERVHVPGGRSSLVVLVRRADGSPAVLKLAPERYRPEAEHAALTHWNGFGAVQLLGDGGDLLLERLHPEVSVRSLPEAKALLEAAGTLRRLWVDPPPWRSCETVADRTGRQAGAMRATAAAEPDVVPLVDAALTARDELLVAPPEVRLLHGTFRQSKVLAGERTPWLAVGPDPVVGECAFDLARLVRDRVEDLIASPSGAATTRRRVKRLAESLEVDQERLRGWTLFRAVESGVRALRVGRGRDAELLLEFASWL
- a CDS encoding proline--tRNA ligase, with the translated sequence MAQVQRMSRLMVKTLRDDPADAETLNHKLLVRAGYVRRTAAGIWSWLPLGKKVLENVARVVREEMDDMGGQEVLLPALLPKEPYEATGRWEEYGPELFRLKDRKGAEYLLGPTHEEIFTQLVKDQCSSYKDLPVILYQIQAKYRDEARPRAGILRGREFLMKDSYSFDTTDEGLAESYALHRDAYIKIFERLGLDHRIVSAVSGAMGGSASEEFLAPAPAGEDTFVDCPACDYAANTEAVTFAAPVPASAEHPAVEELDTPDTPTIETLAAHLGVQASETLKNLLVKVDGEIVAVGVPGDREVDLGKLGEHLSPAVVELVTAEDFEGRDDLVRGYVGPQGLEKVRYIADPRIAAGTAWITGANKPGKHAKNVVAGRDFEVDDYLDVVVVEAGDPCPKCGTGLRLDRAIEIGHIFQLGRKYADAFQLDVLGNQGKPVRVTMGSYGIGVSRAVAALAEQTADDKGLCWPKEIAPADVHVVAAGKALQTELALDVSQKLGAAGVRVLVDDRAGVSPGVKFTDAELIGVPQILVAGRRSAEGIVELKDRKTGEREEVTVEEAIARLTA
- a CDS encoding GNAT family N-acetyltransferase — translated: MTQDDVVTIGPLDLAAHVDEALAVQAYAFGLSDDEIAVRRQIVLRHLVYPGARALGAHTGGGRLVGFVYGMPNDRAHWWSTVVEPYLRSRSLDGWLDDSFVITELHVHPRYQNRGIGRSLITTITDSADEPRSILSAIDFDSPARGLYHSLGYEDLARQVLFPSAPRPYAVMGAPLPLRR
- a CDS encoding ABC transporter ATP-binding protein produces the protein MTAVLELDSVGHTYRGSAAPVVEDVSLKVDAGHSLALVGESGAGKTTLLRLLLGLAGPSTGTVRFDGDPLRLGDREQMRRFRRSVQCVFQDPYASLDPRRRIGRIVAEPLRSLGVATGAAAHAKVAEALEQVGLPADAASRYPHEFSGGQRQRIAIARATVCDPRVLLADEPVSALDVTTRVKVVDLLGELKRERGLTIVMVSHDLSVVAALCERTAVLERGRVVEQGETRDVLGSPEHPYTRRLLDSVPRLPV
- a CDS encoding ATP-binding cassette domain-containing protein; its protein translation is MSLLDVRDLTIRTGDGRDLVSGLSFSVDRGERLGLIGESGSGKSLTTLAVLGLLPDGMTATGSVELDGTQIVGAGEKRLVDVRGRAAAIVFQEPLTALDPLMRVGRQLAEPLRRRRGLKGDALRKAVAEALDQVRLPEPGRIARAFPHEISGGQRQRVALAMALACDPGLLIADEPTTALDVTVQSEMLVLLDTLVGERDMAVLFVSHDLAVVSRVTDRVLVMKDGRAVEDGTVRDLVRAPRQAYTKALVDSARKLESALDLGEPR
- a CDS encoding ABC transporter permease; the protein is MKRSATLWTGCVLAGLIALIALVSLFWLPYDPSDTSGGRLAGPGDGHLIGTDKLGRDLLTQLMTGSRIAIAAGLGSVLIAAVVGITLGLLAAFAQGWFDDTVSALLDILIAFPTLLLAMLIVSARSATLTSAIIAIGLAQSAIVARLTRILAKRVLAQDYITASRTSGTSWPRIVGEHVLPNIWPTLSVNLALQFGLAVLAEASLSYLGLGAPPPNASWGRMLQEAQATFTTAPAGALAPGILLVLLVIGVNLVADGLRDTFDPARRRRTAA
- a CDS encoding ABC transporter permease, with amino-acid sequence MTGYLLRRLAFLVVSLVLASIVLFVLLRMLPGDPANALTSVGASPEQIAAARHSIGSDRPLLEQFTHWTGQLATGDLGTSFVSSLPVGPEVVQRLSVTLPLTLSAFVLAVLIAVPAGFVAAYKRRTWYGALLSGVSQLGIAVPVFWLGMVLIVVFALNAGWLPSGGFPQDGWSDPAQAIRSLVLPVVTIALVMSASLIRYVRSATLDVLDSDFLRTSRALGSSFGQAMWRHGLRNASVPVISILGIELASTLLGAVVVESVFALPGLGSLLATGIAQHDYPVIQGVLFVSTLAVLLIGFAADLVQRIIDPRLRNRLSGGAR
- a CDS encoding ABC transporter substrate-binding protein, translating into MNLPKKPLSAGVLTVALAVTLAACGGSGDNNSNGGSGSYDKNATVNIGSLYEPQNLDNTAGGGQGVTEALNGNVYEGLFKLTDDGKVDNLLAKDYKVSGDGLTYTFTLRDGVKFHSGKALTSKDVKYSLEKVIAPDSQSARKTNLEVIKAVDTPDAKTVKVTLKQKSISFVYNLSYVWIINDQAKNLKTTEDGTGPYKLGKWTRGSALGLDRFPGYWGTAATNKQVVFHYYKDATALNNALLTNAVDVVTSEQSPDALDQFKSNQSYKVNDGNSTTKLLLAFNDKAKPFTDVKVRKAVSSAIDDKKLLESVWGGYGKEIGSMVPPTDPWYEDLTKVNAYDPAEARKLLKEAGYAKGFSFTLDTPNYDPHPTAATFIKSQLAKVGITVKINTITPDEWYTKVYKNHDFSATLQEHVNDRDVVWYGNPDFYWGYDNKQVVKWVEDAEKASSTQQQTDILKKVNRKTAEDAASDWLYLYPQIVVANSKLSGYPLNGLNSQFFAYDIKKG
- a CDS encoding DUF1684 domain-containing protein, coding for MSAAMPDRASDPSQAWEEWRAERHRSVTGPTGNLALVETRWLPAGERPDLTAARAGERDSVTVTTVERTDMVTGEPEYALRFWDAESPAIQNFERTDVFPFDPAWVLDATYTPVEDGRRVAFEHIRDNGGTRDLAVPGDIALTVDGTDYTLSAFDDDGTLLLVFGDPTNGTATYGAGRFLFVEHTGEGRVRLDFNRAFVPPCGFSDQYNCPMPPRQNRFHLPVEAGEKLPVFRDGFADQH
- a CDS encoding GNAT family N-acetyltransferase, producing the protein MLTQTTTRVLEPSDLDAALAVLDREPVANAFVASRVQVAGLDPWRLGGEMWGWYEDGMLESLCYAGANLVPICATPRAVRGFADRARRAGRRCSSIVGPAEPTAQLWRLLEPNWGPARDVRAQQPLMVTDRLPGDIAPDPYVRRVRKDEMETIMPACVAMFTEEVGVSPLAGDGGLLYQARVAELVGSGRSFARLDEHGKVIFKAEIGAATSRACQIQGVWIAPEHRGRGLAAPGMAAVLRYALADFAPQVSLYVNDFNTPARAAYRRVGFEEVGAFMSVLF